In Pseudobacter ginsenosidimutans, the following are encoded in one genomic region:
- a CDS encoding discoidin domain-containing protein, with the protein MRNIHIFLIFTFVVWLTACSKNNSPAHLPEGSVIFQQAAGKDTIEMPLSILKDSAIVVELRAMLANTGSGSDHWVNFAVDSTKITDYRSRFGEGSLMPTTSYLFYKPTVRISAGETLSEIAQINFGLQTKLKEYTTYVVPVVIQSVDGKVEGVATERVVYLVFKTGKPLFINKDSWTIAGVSSVYATLAAANILDNNNLSTYWASNITESMPQWIAINFNRTITFTAVNYYIPTALNYPTQGGYPTSIQIETSMDGASWTSNGIFAGAITSNMQTLETGEITARYLRFTSLASVKYISAYDAIFISGISLVP; encoded by the coding sequence ATGCGTAACATTCATATATTCCTTATTTTCACTTTTGTAGTTTGGCTTACAGCCTGCAGCAAAAACAATTCGCCCGCTCACTTGCCTGAAGGCTCTGTGATCTTCCAACAGGCTGCCGGGAAGGATACCATAGAAATGCCTCTTTCGATATTGAAGGATTCTGCCATAGTGGTAGAGTTGAGAGCAATGCTGGCTAACACAGGTTCCGGATCTGATCACTGGGTAAACTTTGCAGTGGACAGCACAAAGATCACAGACTACCGGTCAAGGTTCGGCGAGGGTTCATTGATGCCAACCACCTCTTATTTATTCTATAAGCCAACAGTTCGCATATCCGCAGGCGAAACCCTTTCTGAAATTGCACAGATCAATTTCGGACTGCAAACGAAACTGAAAGAATATACCACCTATGTTGTACCAGTGGTAATTCAATCTGTGGATGGAAAAGTGGAAGGCGTTGCCACCGAACGTGTAGTGTATCTCGTGTTCAAAACTGGAAAACCATTGTTCATCAATAAGGATAGCTGGACCATCGCAGGTGTGTCTTCCGTGTATGCAACATTGGCTGCTGCCAATATCCTGGATAATAATAATCTCTCTACTTACTGGGCCAGCAATATCACCGAATCCATGCCTCAGTGGATCGCGATCAACTTCAACAGAACCATAACTTTCACTGCCGTGAACTATTATATCCCAACGGCTTTGAATTATCCAACACAGGGTGGTTATCCTACTTCCATTCAGATAGAGACGAGTATGGATGGTGCCAGCTGGACTAGCAACGGGATTTTTGCCGGCGCTATCACCAGCAATATGCAAACACTGGAAACGGGTGAAATAACAGCCAGGTACCTGCGCTTTACTTCGCTTGCCTCCGTGAAGTATATTTCGGCATACGATGCCATTTTCATCAGCGGTATTTCGCTGGTGCCTTAA
- a CDS encoding RagB/SusD family nutrient uptake outer membrane protein has translation MKHYKYISIQLLLFCLVFAGCDKYLDITPKGKRLLSTTADYDLWLNDESVVFGLSPVNNLSNFLADNVDMVNIALPPVQAHELIYTWASQFSTDLNASPAFWGEHYSRINHFNTVLVGIDDAIGGTLVQKKGLKAEALLGRALEYFHLVNEYGKPYDSTTASQDLAVPFVTSNDVTQIVPARSSVAEIHKHIIDDLNAAIPDLSADNSANRFRGSKASAYSILARVYFYARNYTDALKNAELALEHTKAAMIDFNGTIPASNLISVHPDVIYGRMVIGSSIPSLDFMRSFAGNDLRVRKLYYSLDGYTFTQRGATQFFPAYVTPSFTYANTGTSVQEMKLIIAECAARSNDLTTALQQLDEVRKNRFAAASYVPFQSNNQAEILDEVLTERSHELPFTGLRWLDMRRLDKENRIGTVHRYDAQGNIIATLEPHSDRYTLQIPVQVLTYNPGMKQNP, from the coding sequence GTGAAACACTATAAATATATATCGATCCAGTTATTGTTGTTTTGTCTGGTTTTTGCCGGATGTGATAAATATCTGGATATAACGCCGAAAGGGAAAAGACTGCTCAGCACTACCGCAGATTATGATCTGTGGTTGAATGATGAATCGGTTGTATTCGGTCTTTCGCCGGTAAACAACCTGTCGAATTTTTTGGCTGATAATGTAGATATGGTAAATATCGCCCTTCCTCCCGTTCAGGCGCATGAGCTGATCTATACCTGGGCTTCGCAATTTTCCACTGATCTGAATGCATCTCCTGCATTTTGGGGAGAGCATTATTCAAGGATCAATCATTTCAACACAGTACTGGTTGGAATAGATGATGCTATCGGTGGAACGCTTGTTCAAAAGAAAGGACTGAAGGCGGAAGCCTTACTGGGAAGAGCGCTGGAGTATTTTCACCTGGTGAATGAATATGGAAAGCCTTATGATTCCACCACAGCCAGCCAGGACCTTGCAGTACCTTTCGTGACCTCCAACGATGTTACACAAATAGTACCTGCAAGAAGCTCCGTTGCGGAAATACACAAGCATATCATCGATGACCTGAATGCGGCCATTCCCGATCTGTCTGCCGATAACAGCGCCAATCGCTTCAGGGGCTCAAAGGCAAGCGCATACAGCATTTTGGCGAGAGTGTATTTTTATGCCAGGAATTATACGGATGCCCTGAAGAATGCAGAGCTGGCGCTAGAGCATACCAAAGCTGCAATGATAGATTTCAATGGAACGATCCCTGCATCCAATCTGATCAGTGTTCACCCTGATGTGATCTATGGAAGAATGGTGATAGGCAGCAGCATACCTTCGCTGGACTTTATGCGTTCTTTTGCCGGCAATGATCTTCGTGTAAGAAAACTATATTACAGCCTGGATGGCTACACCTTTACACAAAGAGGCGCCACGCAATTCTTCCCTGCATACGTTACTCCTTCATTTACTTATGCCAATACAGGCACTTCAGTACAGGAAATGAAACTGATCATTGCTGAATGTGCCGCACGAAGCAATGACCTGACCACCGCGCTGCAACAACTGGATGAAGTCCGAAAGAACAGGTTTGCAGCTGCCAGCTATGTTCCCTTTCAATCGAACAACCAGGCAGAAATACTGGACGAAGTGTTGACAGAAAGAAGCCATGAGCTTCCCTTCACCGGCCTGCGCTGGCTGGATATGCGCCGCCTTGACAAGGAGAACAGGATAGGAACAGTGCACAGGTACGATGCGCAGGGCAATATCATTGCTACGCTGGAGCCGCACAGCGACAGGTATACGCTGCAGATACCCGTACAGGTATTGACTTATAACCCGGGCATGAAACAGAACCCTTAA